In one Gemmatimonadaceae bacterium genomic region, the following are encoded:
- a CDS encoding Ig-like domain-containing protein: MTRIARSALRSLLVLSVVSCGGGGGDVGTTAPPPVPSIATVEVSLGASALTVGATTTAAATLRTATGSTVSGKTVSWSSSTPTVASIDGSGTVTALSAGTTTITATAEGRSGSAVVTVMPVPVASISVSLAATSIVANTSVQATAVARDAAGAVLSGRQITWTTSAAQIATVSQTGLVQGVAPGTATITATCEGRSASATITVTQPPVASLVVSLATTTLTPGRTTQATALPRDASGATLSGRTVTWASTNESVAVVSASGVVTAIGVGAASITATSEGVTGSAALTVGPAPVATVQVTPGTSTLAVGQSTALQATLRDDLQNVLTGRPVAWTTSNATIAQVSSSGVVTGVSSGSATITATSEGKSATAAITVTAAAVASVTLSTNSFSMLAGDFRTLIATYRDAQGNVLTGRSVSWFSSNLNVVDGQVFGDTAVITGLTAGAAVVTANVEGRQASITVTVLAPTTNVCTAIAGASIFANDGKYLGRFTNRFDAESVLNQFGQYGSPYAALSTNNQYGTYGSPYSSLSARNPYTSTPPIIVKNGTALAYYTVNATKTPSVAPAYALTCTFP; the protein is encoded by the coding sequence ATGACGCGAATCGCGCGGAGCGCTCTGCGCTCGCTGCTGGTACTGAGTGTCGTCAGTTGCGGTGGTGGCGGTGGTGACGTGGGGACCACGGCGCCGCCCCCGGTGCCCTCGATCGCCACCGTCGAGGTCTCGCTCGGTGCGAGCGCGCTCACCGTCGGCGCGACCACGACGGCTGCTGCCACGCTCCGCACCGCGACCGGTTCAACCGTTTCCGGAAAGACGGTCTCCTGGTCATCCAGCACCCCAACGGTCGCATCGATCGACGGATCGGGAACCGTCACGGCGCTGAGTGCGGGCACCACGACGATCACGGCCACCGCCGAGGGACGCAGTGGATCGGCGGTTGTAACCGTAATGCCCGTGCCCGTGGCGAGCATCAGCGTGTCCCTCGCCGCCACGTCGATCGTGGCGAATACCAGCGTCCAGGCGACCGCCGTGGCGCGCGATGCCGCCGGCGCCGTACTCTCAGGCCGGCAAATCACGTGGACGACCAGTGCGGCGCAGATTGCGACCGTCTCCCAGACGGGGCTCGTTCAAGGGGTCGCGCCGGGAACCGCCACGATCACCGCTACGTGCGAAGGCCGGAGTGCCAGCGCGACGATTACGGTGACGCAGCCGCCAGTGGCGAGTCTCGTGGTCAGTCTGGCCACCACGACCCTCACACCTGGCCGCACCACGCAAGCCACGGCCCTCCCCCGAGACGCGAGCGGGGCTACGCTGAGCGGACGCACGGTCACCTGGGCGAGTACGAACGAATCGGTGGCCGTGGTCTCCGCGAGTGGGGTGGTCACCGCGATCGGTGTTGGCGCGGCGTCGATCACCGCGACGAGCGAAGGCGTGACGGGCAGTGCGGCACTCACGGTCGGACCGGCTCCCGTCGCGACGGTGCAAGTCACGCCAGGGACGAGCACCCTGGCGGTTGGACAGTCCACCGCGTTGCAGGCGACATTGCGCGACGATCTGCAGAACGTGCTGACGGGACGACCGGTGGCCTGGACCACCAGCAACGCGACGATTGCCCAAGTCTCGTCGTCGGGCGTGGTGACCGGCGTCTCGTCGGGGAGCGCCACGATCACCGCGACCAGTGAGGGCAAGTCCGCCACGGCCGCCATCACCGTGACGGCCGCGGCCGTCGCGTCCGTGACGCTCTCGACCAATTCGTTCAGCATGCTGGCGGGGGACTTCCGCACGCTGATTGCGACCTATCGGGATGCGCAGGGCAACGTGCTCACCGGACGGTCGGTCAGCTGGTTCTCGAGCAATCTCAACGTCGTGGATGGCCAGGTCTTCGGGGACACGGCGGTCATCACCGGGCTCACCGCCGGTGCGGCGGTGGTCACCGCCAATGTCGAGGGACGGCAAGCCAGTATCACGGTGACCGTACTGGCTCCGACGACGAATGTTTGCACGGCCATCGCGGGGGCGTCGATCTTCGCAAATGATGGGAAGTATCTCGGGCGCTTTACGAACCGCTTCGACGCAGAGTCCGTGTTGAACCAGTTTGGCCAGTACGGGAGTCCGTATGCGGCGCTGAGCACCAACAATCAGTACGGCACCTACGGCAGTCCGTATAGCAGCCTCTCAGCGAGAAACCCGTACACATCAACACCGCCGATCATTGTGAAGAACGGCACCGCACTCGCGTACTACACCGTGAATGCGACCAAGACGCCAAGCGTCGCGCCCGCATACGCGCTGACCTGCACGTTTCCGTAG
- a CDS encoding AAA family ATPase — protein MASSLQLTLPFAPSWSWWLVREAQVAMDHVIEYALTCTALAPSWGRWGHPDACVSAVDAAVQLELWSVPGTAPRDPTRPRSDAVSLADLDEDDDRDDRDDRDALDADDTNDEADTAGAATGAVYEARDAWMGIEAIVERLGEAGVTGNPEVVRLLALLASPAYRAHGYGPRFLLTAPPSAGKTFLLGALADALGVPSLHIDASIITPEGWSGTNVSELINARIGRGPGQYSIEQWRAGAVLVLDEIDKACRASPDDRYGTEVRLERQHAMLGLVWGGTPIRLKDGAAIRTDRWVVAACGAFATTRFVAEQRPPTDPELIAWGMSPELASRLPIRLVLAPLTRAAFVERLQHDPRGLTHVRALAATLGVELEVPEQTLAFLAQAAEADPQAFTVRAASGCLSQAVLERLARMGPQQIGQALRLVPDDLTIVVQAPVRRRPPRDGEDEVFAL, from the coding sequence ATGGCCTCCTCTCTCCAGCTGACTCTTCCGTTCGCTCCGTCGTGGTCGTGGTGGCTGGTGCGTGAGGCCCAGGTCGCCATGGACCACGTGATTGAGTATGCGCTGACCTGCACCGCACTGGCCCCCTCGTGGGGCCGTTGGGGCCATCCTGACGCGTGTGTGTCCGCGGTCGATGCGGCGGTGCAGCTGGAGCTGTGGAGTGTTCCAGGGACGGCCCCACGCGACCCGACGCGTCCGCGATCGGATGCGGTCAGCCTCGCGGATCTCGATGAGGACGACGATCGCGACGATCGCGACGATCGCGATGCGCTCGACGCTGACGACACGAACGACGAGGCCGACACCGCGGGGGCCGCAACCGGCGCGGTCTACGAGGCCCGGGACGCGTGGATGGGCATTGAAGCGATTGTTGAACGGCTCGGCGAGGCGGGAGTCACGGGTAATCCTGAGGTGGTACGGCTCCTCGCGCTGCTGGCGTCACCGGCCTACCGCGCGCACGGGTACGGCCCGCGCTTCTTACTGACGGCCCCGCCCAGCGCGGGGAAGACGTTTCTGCTCGGCGCCCTCGCCGACGCGCTTGGCGTGCCCAGCCTGCATATCGATGCCAGCATCATTACGCCCGAAGGCTGGTCCGGCACCAACGTGAGTGAGTTGATCAACGCGCGGATCGGTCGGGGACCGGGCCAGTATTCGATCGAGCAGTGGCGCGCGGGGGCGGTGCTGGTGCTCGACGAGATCGACAAGGCGTGTCGGGCGTCGCCGGATGACCGGTATGGCACGGAGGTCCGGCTGGAGCGACAGCACGCGATGCTCGGGCTGGTCTGGGGCGGCACGCCAATTCGCTTGAAGGATGGCGCGGCGATCCGCACCGACCGGTGGGTTGTCGCGGCGTGTGGCGCCTTCGCCACCACGCGGTTCGTCGCGGAACAGCGTCCGCCGACCGATCCAGAGTTGATTGCCTGGGGGATGAGTCCGGAGCTCGCCAGTCGGCTCCCGATCCGACTCGTCCTCGCCCCGCTCACGCGGGCGGCCTTCGTGGAGCGACTGCAGCATGACCCGCGCGGCCTCACGCATGTCCGTGCGCTCGCAGCGACCTTGGGCGTTGAACTCGAGGTGCCGGAGCAGACGCTCGCGTTCCTGGCGCAGGCCGCCGAGGCTGATCCGCAGGCCTTCACGGTGCGCGCGGCATCGGGCTGTTTATCACAGGCCGTGCTTGAGCGACTCGCGCGCATGGGACCGCAGCAGATTGGGCAGGCTTTGCGCCTCGTACCGGACGACCTCACGATTGTGGTGCAGGCGCCCGTACGCCGTCGTCCTCCGCGGGATGGCGAGGACGAAGTGTTTGCGCTCTAG